In Oryza brachyantha chromosome 1, ObraRS2, whole genome shotgun sequence, the following are encoded in one genomic region:
- the LOC102722624 gene encoding 5' exonuclease Apollo — protein sequence MDEGLVSVDKFSGGSQAYFLTHLHQDHTRGLGAAGGWRHGPLYCSPVTARLLPTRFPGVNASLLRPLSAGASTSLSLTSPSTGRSVSVVVTAIPALHCPGSLMYLFSGDLGCMLYTGDFRWELSCERARAAKKALLDALAGDTVDVLYLDNTYCHPSLNFPPRPVVAEQIVNIIRAHPDHEVIIGVDTLGKEDLLLHISRALQTKIWVWPQRLQTIHLLGIDDNHEIFTTQTSLTRVRAVPRYSLTIESLDALNTVCPTIGIMPSGIPWLWKNSEGKTKSGVKSPAKSIRCKGLGKGTIEMDYDPLSPPKLFEMYSYSLPYSEHACFAELEDFMQTLRPSTVIGIVSTSFCYVNPRYHFSHLCGDSQYSDKISEKNKGKDNSALMPKKRQNGSKSPKERKIRVVYRSRVTVKRKECCGAKIGKPDEPISVA from the exons ATGGACGAGGGGCTGGTGTCCGTCGACAAGTTCAGCGGCGGGAGCCAGGCCTACTTCCTGACGCACCTCCACCAGGACCACACCCGCGGcctcggcgcggcgggcgggtgGCGCCACGGTCCGCTCTACTGCTCCCCCGTCacggcgcgcctcctccccaccCGCTTCCCGGGCGTCAacgcctctctcctccgccccctctccgccggcgcctccaCCTCGCTCTCCCtcacctccccctccaccggccgctccgtctccgtcgtcgtcaccgccaTCCCCGCCCTCCATTGCCCCG GTTCGCTCATGTACCTCTTCAGCGGCGATCTCGGGTGCATGCTGTACACGGGGGATTTCCGGTGGGAGCTGAGCTGCgagagggcgcgggcggcgaagAAGGCGCTCCTCGACGCGCTCGCCGGGGATACCGTGGACGTGCTTTATCTGGATAACACATACTGCCACCCGTCGCTTAACTTCCCTCCGCGCCCCGTCGTCGCTGAGCAG ATTGTTAATATTATTCGGGCACATCCTGACCATGAAGTTATTATTGGCGTTGACACTCTTGGAAAAGAAGATCTCTTGCTTCATATATCCAGAGCACTGCAAACAAAG ATTTGGGTCTGGCCTCAGCGCCTTCAGACAATACACCTTCTAGGTATTGATGACAACCATGAGATCTTCACCACACAGACCAGCTTGACCAGGGTCCGTGCTGTTCCAAGATACAGCCTGACTATTGAGAGTCTTGATGCTTTGAACACGGTATGCCCCACTATAGGAATCATGCCTTCTGGTATTCCTTGGCTCTGGAAAAACAGTGAAGGAAAGACCAAGTCTGGTGTTAAATCACCAGCAAAGTCTATCAGATGCAAAGGGCTAGGTAAAGGCACAATAGAAATGGACTACGATCCCCTGTCACCACCAAAGCTATTTGAGATGTACTCTTATAGTCTGCCATACTCCGAGCATGCTTGTTTTGCTGAGTTAGAGGATTTCATGCAGACACTACGACCATCAACTGTCATAGGGATCGTCAGCACGTCCTTCTGTTATGTGAATCCTCGGTACCACTTCAGTCATCTTTGTGGAGATAGTCAATATTCTGACAAGATATCTGAGAAGAACAAGGGTAAGGATAACTCAGCCTTGATGCCTAAGAAAAGGCAGAATGGTTCAAAGAGTCCGAAAGAAAGGAAGATCAGGGTAGTGTACAGAAGCCGAGTCACAGTGAAAAGGAAGGAGTGCTGCGGTGCAAAGATAGGAAAGCCTGATGAACCTATCAGTGTAGCATGA
- the LOC102711036 gene encoding universal stress protein PHOS32-like, producing the protein MAANPSSSPSAGGGDVSAASSPTLPPVLAAAQAASAAAIHPTSPRYFFSSLAGTNASPHRRIAIAVDLSDESAYAVRWAVQNYLRPGDAVVLLHVRPTSVLYGADWGSIAVSVSDDADGEVAPAASAEELQKKREEDFDAFTSTKSQDLAQPLVDAQIPFKIHVVKDHDMKERLCLEAERLGLSAMIMGSRGFGASRKGGKGRLGSVSDYCVHHCVCPVVVVRYPDDAAGADAEASGPTDELHTVPEDEPVYHDAPEVHKEN; encoded by the exons ATGGCGGccaacccctcctcctccccgtcggcggggggcggcgacgtgtcggccgcctcctccccgacgctgccgccggtgctcgcggcggcgcaggcggcttcggcggcggcgatccaCCCCACCTCGCCGCGCTACTTCTTCTCCTCGCTCGCAGGCACCAACGCCTCCCCGCACCGGcgcatcgccatcgccgtcgaccTCTCCGACGAGTCCGCCTACGCCGTCCGGTGGGCCGTCCAGAACTACCTCCGCCCCGGGGACGCCGTCGTGCTCCTCCACGTGCGGCCCACCTCCGTGCTCTACGGCGCCGACTGGGGCTCCAtcgccgtctccgtctccgacgacgccgacggggAGGTCGCCCCCGCGGCCTCCGCGGAGGAGCTGCAGAAGAAGCGGGAGGAGGACTTCGACGCGTTCACGTCGACCAAGTCGCAGGACCTGGCGCAGCCGCTGGTCGACGCGCAGATCCCTTTTAAGATCCATGTCGTCAAGGACCACGACATGAAGGAGCGCCTCTGCCTTGAGGCCGAGCGTCTTGGCCTGTCCGCAATGATCATGGGAAGCCGCGGCTTTGGTGCCTCGCGGAAGGGCGGGAAGGGGAGGCTTGGGAGTGTTAGTGATTATTGCGTGCATCACTGTGTCTGCCCGGTTGTGGTTGTTCGTTACCCCGATGATGCTGCAGGTGCCGACGCGGAGGCATCAGGCCCAACAGATGAGCTTCACACTGTGCCTGAGGATGAGCCTGTGTATCATGATGCGCCCGAGGTGCACAAAG AAAACTGA